The Phycobacter azelaicus sequence CCTCAAGCCAAATCTGATAATAGTTTGCGGTGAGATAAAAGGGTTTTGGCAAGGTCTCGCGTGCGCTGCGCGACATATCCAGGTTCCACAGTCCGCAGGCTCCCAAAGCAATCACGATCCCCATGGCGCGTGCTTCCCAATCGGCATGGAACACGGGTTCGTTTTCTTCCTGGCCAATGGCTCCAAAGCCCCTGACGCCGCCCAGATCGGCAGCGCTGCTCATGAAAGGGATCCAGCGTTAAGCGCAAACTCTGTTCCGATCATCGAATTTCTTGTGACGAGCGTTGCCAGCTTTTGCGCGTCCCACCCCTCAGTGCCGTCAGGACGTTGCGGAACCACGAGATACCGCATCTCAGAGGTGGAATCATGGACTTCAATTTTCCGGTTTGCAGGTATTATGGTTCCAAATTCCTCAAGGACCTTTCGCGGCTCTTTGACTACACGGGAGCGGTAAGGAGGTGACTTGTACCATGTCGGCGGCAGACCAAGTACTGACCATGGATAACAGGAGCACAGGGTGCAAACGACAACATGGTGCACCTCTTCGGAATTGAAGACCGCCTCGATATGTTCTCCTTGGCGTGATGTATAACCAAGAGAGTGGATTGCTGCCGTGGAATCTGACTTCAACCAATCCATGAAATCAGGCTCAGTCCAAGCTTTGGCAATCACATGAGCCCCGTTTTGAGGTCCGATTTTCG is a genomic window containing:
- the nthA gene encoding nitrile hydratase subunit alpha; translated protein: MSDHDHKHSHHSHLTETEGRVRALESVLSEKGYIDPAAVDEIVQTYQTKIGPQNGAHVIAKAWTEPDFMDWLKSDSTAAIHSLGYTSRQGEHIEAVFNSEEVHHVVVCTLCSCYPWSVLGLPPTWYKSPPYRSRVVKEPRKVLEEFGTIIPANRKIEVHDSTSEMRYLVVPQRPDGTEGWDAQKLATLVTRNSMIGTEFALNAGSLS